In the Alteromonas sp. M12 genome, one interval contains:
- a CDS encoding isochorismatase family protein: MKSKIASINVDPQKGFTPLCPDELPVNEGDQIVPELLAQNALADLIIGSSDAHCEQALFRVDKDEEQFKPLDHANTDCTFKMHCRPGTKGFELLDGLPTATEYDFFVWKGVAPDLHPYGACYHDLAEKLSTGIIEYLVFNNVDTVIVGGLATDYCVATTALQLQASQRFDVVLNLAACRGITPQGVTEKIELMQSQGITILQNSHELKKWLANRSAG; encoded by the coding sequence ATGAAATCTAAAATAGCGTCAATTAATGTGGATCCACAAAAAGGTTTTACACCTCTTTGCCCAGATGAACTGCCAGTCAATGAGGGCGATCAAATTGTTCCTGAACTCCTTGCTCAAAATGCATTAGCAGATTTAATAATTGGCTCCAGTGATGCACATTGTGAACAGGCTTTGTTCCGAGTCGACAAAGATGAAGAGCAATTTAAACCGCTTGATCACGCCAATACTGATTGCACTTTCAAAATGCATTGTCGTCCTGGAACCAAAGGATTTGAGCTTTTGGATGGCTTACCAACGGCCACTGAATACGATTTTTTTGTTTGGAAAGGTGTGGCACCAGACTTACATCCGTATGGCGCTTGTTATCATGACCTCGCGGAAAAATTATCAACGGGGATCATTGAATATTTAGTGTTTAATAATGTCGATACTGTGATTGTTGGTGGCTTAGCGACAGATTATTGTGTCGCCACCACGGCCTTACAATTGCAAGCTTCCCAGCGTTTTGATGTTGTCCTCAATTTAGCTGCGTGTCGTGGTATTACTCCGCAAGGGGTCACTGAGAAAATAGAGTTAATGCAAAGCCAAGGGATCACTATTTTGCAAAATAGTCATGAGCTAAAAAAATGGTTAGCTAATCGGAGTGCTGGTTAG
- the pncB gene encoding nicotinate phosphoribosyltransferase — protein sequence MNFSKASVKRNSLFRKNLNFSLLDNDYYKMNMWQCFMHQYPYIEEAEYRFFMRSDVDLRPYKAEIQQELQKLDGLKFTDDQIRWLEKTPWYTKDFIEWARMWSFQSRFLYITEENEQLSISARGPLMHIHNFEMPVLSTVAEVYNRRNYPNKSYQDVRKPLFKKIDWLKEQHQKHDLSGLTLADFGTRRRFSYETQLTVVDMLNKQLPEFFIGTSNMHIAKELGVNPIGTMAHEIFMLSQQVGVQLAHSQKHTLECWVKEFRGQLGYALTDIIGMDAFVRDFDLYFAKLFEGLRQDSGCPFEFGEKAIKMYSDLKLDPKTKTVIFSDALNFEKMVELFLHFRGRIRTSFGIGTFLSNDVDGVEPLNMVMKLVKVNGKPVAKISDTAGKNLCDDENFVRYLKDVYNVTWA from the coding sequence GTGAACTTTTCGAAAGCGTCAGTTAAGCGCAATTCTTTATTTCGGAAAAACCTCAATTTTTCCCTCTTAGATAATGACTATTATAAAATGAATATGTGGCAGTGCTTTATGCATCAATATCCCTATATTGAAGAAGCCGAATATCGTTTTTTTATGCGCAGTGATGTGGACTTGAGACCTTACAAAGCTGAAATCCAGCAAGAGTTGCAAAAACTGGACGGCCTTAAATTTACAGATGATCAAATTCGCTGGTTGGAAAAGACACCTTGGTATACCAAAGATTTCATAGAATGGGCGCGAATGTGGTCCTTTCAGAGTCGATTTTTGTACATTACCGAAGAAAATGAGCAATTGTCGATAAGTGCCCGTGGCCCACTAATGCATATTCATAATTTTGAAATGCCAGTTTTATCGACGGTCGCTGAAGTGTATAACCGCCGTAATTATCCGAATAAGTCATATCAAGATGTGCGAAAACCTTTATTTAAAAAAATTGATTGGTTAAAAGAGCAACACCAGAAACATGACCTCAGCGGCTTAACCTTAGCTGATTTTGGGACTCGCCGTAGATTTAGCTATGAAACTCAATTAACCGTAGTTGATATGCTAAACAAGCAATTGCCTGAATTTTTTATTGGCACTTCTAACATGCACATTGCTAAAGAGTTAGGGGTTAATCCCATAGGTACTATGGCACATGAAATATTTATGCTATCGCAACAGGTAGGCGTGCAATTAGCACACTCCCAAAAGCATACGTTAGAATGCTGGGTGAAAGAGTTTCGCGGACAACTAGGTTACGCCCTAACTGATATTATTGGTATGGACGCATTTGTCCGAGATTTTGATTTGTATTTTGCAAAGTTGTTCGAGGGATTGCGACAAGACTCAGGCTGTCCTTTTGAATTCGGTGAAAAAGCGATAAAAATGTATTCAGATCTGAAACTCGATCCGAAAACAAAAACGGTAATTTTCAGTGATGCCCTGAACTTTGAAAAAATGGTCGAGCTATTTCTGCATTTTCGCGGACGCATTCGCACATCTTTTGGTATAGGGACCTTTTTATCAAATGATGTGGACGGGGTTGAACCTCTAAATATGGTGATGAAGCTGGTTAAAGTAAATGGTAAACCTGTCGCAAAAATATCTGACACCGCAGGCAAAAACTTGTGTGATGATGAGAATTTTGTGCGCTATCTAAAAGACGTTTATAACGTTACTTGGGCTTAA
- a CDS encoding M20/M25/M40 family metallo-hydrolase — protein MKFRISFICSLMLISLAINAAQTQPQIESKIVDTLNQQLPQAQALLIESVNINSGTMNFSGVKKVGMLFKNELEQLGFETQWQDGAEFGRAGHLIARYGTKGPKILMIGHLDTVFAKTDAFQTYQALTDNKASGPGVTDMKGGDVIIIEVMRALKHLGLLDDVSIQIVMTGDEERSGKPLSASKAAIINAAKWADIALGFEDGDGNIETAVVARRGSVDWQLDVTGRPAHSSQIFSQKVGFGAIFEGARILDTFRQELANLGDLTFNPGVILGGTEVNFEDETASGTTFGKNNVVAQHLIVKGGIRALTQDELNTAKTTMHKIVKQNLLHTSATLVIGEGYPPMAPTQQNYQLLQWYSDISESLGYGKVAAVNPRNAGAADISFAAEHVDMALDGLGLMGTGGHTKGEIADMTSFAKNMHKAALLIYRISQQYPTD, from the coding sequence ATGAAGTTTCGAATCTCTTTTATCTGTTCTTTAATGCTAATTTCATTGGCGATAAACGCGGCCCAGACTCAGCCACAAATCGAATCTAAAATCGTTGACACATTAAATCAACAACTTCCACAAGCGCAAGCCCTGTTAATTGAGTCGGTTAACATCAATAGCGGCACCATGAACTTTAGCGGTGTTAAAAAAGTTGGAATGTTATTTAAAAATGAATTAGAACAACTCGGATTTGAAACCCAGTGGCAAGACGGTGCTGAATTTGGACGAGCTGGACATTTGATTGCACGCTATGGAACAAAAGGTCCGAAAATTCTAATGATCGGTCACCTAGATACGGTATTTGCTAAGACAGATGCATTTCAAACCTACCAAGCTTTAACTGACAATAAAGCTTCAGGCCCTGGTGTCACAGATATGAAAGGCGGAGACGTTATTATTATTGAAGTGATGCGCGCCCTTAAACACCTAGGACTGCTTGATGATGTAAGTATTCAGATTGTCATGACTGGCGACGAAGAACGCAGCGGTAAACCCTTATCCGCCTCAAAAGCGGCAATTATCAACGCTGCTAAATGGGCAGATATCGCTCTTGGGTTCGAAGATGGTGATGGCAATATAGAAACCGCAGTGGTTGCCCGTAGAGGTTCGGTTGATTGGCAACTAGATGTAACCGGACGGCCAGCCCATTCCTCGCAAATATTTAGCCAAAAGGTGGGCTTTGGCGCTATTTTTGAAGGTGCTCGTATCCTAGATACATTTCGTCAGGAGTTAGCCAACCTTGGTGATTTAACCTTCAATCCAGGGGTTATCTTAGGCGGTACCGAAGTAAACTTCGAAGATGAAACTGCCAGTGGCACAACATTTGGTAAAAATAACGTAGTAGCTCAGCATCTAATAGTAAAAGGTGGAATAAGAGCATTGACTCAAGATGAGTTGAATACCGCAAAAACCACTATGCATAAGATTGTAAAACAAAACTTACTGCATACCAGCGCCACGCTAGTGATTGGTGAAGGCTATCCACCTATGGCTCCAACTCAGCAGAATTATCAATTGTTGCAATGGTATAGTGATATCAGTGAATCCCTCGGTTACGGTAAAGTGGCAGCCGTCAACCCGCGTAACGCAGGGGCCGCTGATATTTCATTCGCCGCAGAGCACGTAGACATGGCCCTTGATGGTTTAGGTTTAATGGGAACCGGCGGTCATACAAAAGGCGAGATTGCTGATATGACGAGCTTCGCGAAGAATATGCACAAGGCGGCGTTGTTGATTTATCGGATTAGCCAACAATATCCTACAGATTAA